Proteins from one Impatiens glandulifera chromosome 2, dImpGla2.1, whole genome shotgun sequence genomic window:
- the LOC124927189 gene encoding zeatin O-glucosyltransferase-like, with protein sequence MLMVPFTFQSHLNQALQLSFLISSNYQIEVHYAASSKHNRQVKHRLTGGGDRSSSDLLSKIHFHDLPMPHFLSPLPNPNSTTKFPAHLQPSFDATLHLRHPVGTLLRQLSATARRLIVIHDTLMFSVVQDVADIPNAESYSFRCVSAFSTCCMKSLYRGESIPPVEECFVTNEIRRLAAAQSEFVKIKQGDILNTCRQMESSYLDLVAKNEPNVNNKQWAIAPLINRVRIINPTGGNECLLWLEKQPPKSVMYVSFGSTISMTDEQIEALALGLRESKQRFLWVLRDADKADIFTGEVRNLKLPNGFEESVKETGMVVRDWVPQMEILAHGSVGGFMSHCGWNSCLESLSLGVPIAAWPMHSDQPYNAVLITEILKVGIEVRKWADKSEVVSSCTIKRAVEVLMDSEEGEEIRKRAEELGGVLRDAAEEGGVSKMEMDSFIAHITR encoded by the coding sequence ATGCTCATGGTTCCATTTACGTTTCAGAGCCACCTTAACCAGGCCTTGCAACTCTCTTTCCTCATCTCCTCCAATTACCAAATCGAAGTTCATTATGCCGCCTCTTCCAAACACAACCGTCAGGTCAAGCACCGGTTAACCGGAGGAGGAGACCGATCATCATCGGATTTATTATCCAAAATCCACTTCCATGATTTACCCATGCCTCATTTCCTCTCCCCATTACCAAACCCCAATTCAACAACAAAGTTCCCTGCACATCTCCAGCCATCTTTCGACGCTACCCTGCATCTTCGCCACCCAGTTGGCACCCTTCTCCGACAACTCTCCGCCACCGCAAGAAGACTCATCGTCATCCACGACACGCTTATGTTCTCCGTCGTTCAGGATGTAGCCGACATTCCAAATGCTGAATCCTACTCTTTCAGGTGCGTATCCGCCTTCTCCACTTGCTGTATGAAATCCCTTTACAGAGGAGAATCAATTCCTCCTGTGGAAGAGTGTTTCGTCACTAATGAGATCCGAAGATTGGCCGCGGCTCAATCCGAATTcgtcaaaatcaaacaaggggATATTCTTAACACTTGTAGGCAAATGGAAAGTTCTTATCTTGATTTAGTCGCCAAGAACGAGCCCAACGTAAACAATAAACAATGGGCTATCGCACCATTAATTAATCGTGTTAGAATCATAAATCCAACCGGCGGAAACGAATGCTTGTTGTGGCTTGAGAAACAGCCGCCAAAGTCGGTTATGTACGTTTCATTTGGGTCAACGATTTCAATGACAGATGAACAAATTGAAGCGTTGGCGTTGGGGCTCAGAGAAAGCAAACAAAGATTCCTATGGGTGTTGAGAGATGCAGACAAAGCTGATATTTTTACGGGAGAAGTTAGGAATCTGAAGCTGCCAAATGGGTTTGAAGAGAGTGTGAAAGAAACTGGAATGGTGGTTCGGGATTGGGTTCCCCAAATGGAAATATTGGCCCATGGGTCGGTTGGTGGGTTTATGAGCCACTGCGGATGGAATTCTTGCTTGGAGAGCTTGAGCTTGGGAGTTCCTATAGCCGCATGGCCGATGCATTCGGACCAACCTTACAATGCTGTGTTGATAACTGAGATTTTGAAAGTGGGTATTGAAGTTAGGAAATGGGCAGACAAAAGTGAGGTAGTGAGTTCTTGTACCATTAAAAGAGCGGTTGAAGTTCTGATGGATTCGGAAGAAGGAGAAGAGATAAGGAAGAGGGCGGAGGAACTCGGCGGTGTTCTTAGGGATGCGGCTGAGGAAGGTGGTGTTTCGAAAATGGAGATGGATTCTTTCATTGCTCATATTACTAGGTAA
- the LOC124927924 gene encoding zeatin O-xylosyltransferase-like — protein MLIVPFTAQSHLNQALQLSFLISSNYQIEVHYAASSKHNRQVKHRLTGGEDRSSSDLLSKIHFHDLPMPHFLSPLPNPNSATKYPAHLQPSFDATLHLRHPVGALLRQLSATARRLVVIHDTLMSFVVQDVADIPNAESYNFRCVSAFSTCCMKSLYKGESIPPLEECFVTDEILKLSAVQSEFIKIKQGDILNTSRQMESSYLDLVAKNEPNVNNKQWAIAPLINHVRTINPTGGNECLLWLEKQPPKSVMYVSFGSTISMTDEQIEALALGLKESKQRFLWVLRDADKADIFTGEVRNLKLPNGFEESVKETGLVVRDWAPQMEILGHRSVGGFMSHCGWNSCLESLSLGVPIAAWPMHSDQPYNALFISDILKVGIEVREWADKSEVVSSCTIKRAVEVLMDSKEGEEIRKRAEELGGVLRDATEEGGVSKLEMDSFIAHITR, from the coding sequence ATGCTCATTGTTCCATTCACGGCTCAGAGTCACCTTAACCAGGCCTTACAACTCTCTTTCCTCATCTCCTCCAACTACCAAATCGAAGTTCATTATGCCGCCTCTTCCAAACACAACCGTCAGGTCAAGCACCGGTTAACCGGAGGAGAAGACCGATCATCATCCGATTTATTATCCAAAATCCACTTCCATGATCTACCCATGCCTCATTTCCTCTCCCCATTACCAAACCCCAATTCAGCAACAAAGTACCCTGCACATCTCCAGCCATCTTTCGACGCCACTCTGCATCTTCGCCACCCAGTTGGCGCCCTTCTCCGACAACTCTCCGCCACCGCAAGAAGGCTCGTCGTCATCCACGACACGCTTATGAGCTTCGTAGTTCAGGATGTTGCCGACATTCCAAATGCTGAATCCTACAATTTCAGGTGCGTATCCGCCTTCTCCACTTGCTGCATGAAATCCCTTTACAAAGGTGAATCAATACCTCCTCTGGAAGAGTGTTTCGTCACTGATGAGATCCTAAAATTGTCCGCGGTTCAATCCGAattcatcaaaatcaaacaaggggATATTCTTAACACTTCCAGGCAAATGGAAAGTTCCTATCTTGATTTAGTCGCCAAGAACGAGCCCAACGTAAACAATAAACAATGGGCTATCGCACCATTAATTAATCATGTTAGAACAATAAATCCAACCGGCGGAAACGAATGCTTGTTGTGGCTTGAGAAACAGCCGCCAAAATCGGTTATGTACGTTTCATTTGGGTCGACAATTTCAATGACAGATGAACAAATTGAAGCGTTGGCGTTGGGGCTCAAAGAAAGCAAACAAAGATTCCTATGGGTGTTGAGAGATGCAGACAAAGCTGATATTTTTACGGGAGAAGTTAGGAATCTGAAGCTGCCAAATGGGTTTGAAGAGAGTGTGAAAGAAACTGGATTGGTGGTTCGTGATTGGGCTCCCCAAATGGAAATACTGGGCCACCGGTCGGTTGGTGGGTTTATGAGCCACTGCGGATGGAATTCTTGTTTGGAGAGCTTGAGCTTGGGAGTTCCTATAGCCGCATGGCCGATGCATTCGGACCAACCTTACAATGCTCTGTTCATATCGGATATTTTGAAAGTGGGTATTGAAGTTAGAGAATGGGCCGACAAAAGTGAGGTAGTGAGTTCTTGTACCATTAAAAGAGCGGTTGAAGTTCTGATGGATTCGAAAGAAGGAGAAGAGATAAGGAAGAGGGCGGAGGAACTCGGAGGTGTTCTCAGGGATGCGACCGAGGAAGGAGGTGTTTCAAAATTGGAGATGGATTCTTTCATTGCTCATATTACTAGGTAA